The genomic DNA CGCGAGGGCGGCCGTACGGTGGGGGCCGGAAGGGTGGTGGAGATAATCCGGTAGGGTGCGGGTAGGGGCATACCGGAAGAGCGGACTCCGGTTCGTGAAACGGTTGCCGGATTGTACGCCTCGAGGAGGAGGAAACCCATCCTTCCAGATGCAGGAGGGAACAGAGATTGACACCCCGCGCGGGTGATGGTAGCTTATCTTTTCGGCACTGGGAAGGACAGGTGAGCCGGAATGAGGATACTGGTGACGCTGGCTTGCACGGAATGCAAGCGGAGAAATTACACCACCAAGAAGAACAAGACCAACGATCCTGACCGGATCGAACTTAAGAAGTATTGTCCTTGGTGCCGGACGCACACATTGCACCGCG from Actinomycetota bacterium includes the following:
- the rpmG gene encoding 50S ribosomal protein L33, producing MRILVTLACTECKRRNYTTKKNKTNDPDRIELKKYCPWCRTHTLHRETR